The genomic window ACATAAACAGAGACAATGGAATCAAAGAGAAGATAGAATAGAACACGAGcctcacaggaaaaaaaacaggcatagGTCAGTTTACAAATAGACTACAACACACATCAGGTCTTTGTCAGCTCAAATAGCACACACAGTAACTGTAAAACCACGTCTCTACTGGTACTTTACCTTGTCCCAGCCAATATACGCAGAAATACAGCTGAGGAGCTCTTTGGGGGTTTTCAGTTTGGTGACAGTATGTATTGCCTGGCACAACAAACTGGTGTGTGCGAGAACACTGGGCCATGTTGTCACCATAAATAAAATCAGCCTAGCAGAATCTGGAAAATCTGTAACAGGCATGACATAACAGATAGAGGAACAAGCATTAATCCAATTGTTTGACTTTACTGTATTCATTCAAACATCTGTAAAATTTCCACACTGCTTAAAGCAATAAGTAGATATTACAACTGCCACAAATTAACCATAGTGGGTAAAAACACCTGCGTAGGTATACTGAGGGTTTATAAAGGCTTTAACTAACAGTGCTCCATGAAATGCAAACCTTCTGTGAGAATGCTGTAGGCGAGGATATGAGCCTTCTCCCAGTCGCTTTTCTGTCGACAGATGCCGGTGTAAACTCTGCAGAGCGCCTCCATATAGTGTCTGCTGAGAACTCTGTTGTCATCCTTCAGTTTGTTGAGAATGGCCAAAATCATTTCATCTGCAATGggctgagaaaaagaaaaatgcagttaTTTTTGCGTTGCTGCTGTAGCAAGTGGAAGAGATGCGAATAAATTTAGTATAAAAATAGTTCCATAACAAACCAGCGTACTAACCGAGCTGCGTTGACAAATCTCTGATATAACCTCCTTCTCTTCGTCTCTTAAGACAGGTTTCTTTGGCATGTTTCCGACGTACAGGTGGCTCTGGATTACAGGCAATAGATCAAAGCATCCTTGTTCGATTTTCTGTAAAGACTGAACTATGATCTTTGACTCCGCAGACTGTCCACCGTCCATCGATGGAGAGGTCATCTCACTGGGAGTCTGTTTGGAGGTGGTTTCATCATCGTCTGAGGAGGACGAAGGCAGCCGCTGAGGACTTTGACTTGGAGAGCGGTGATCTAACCTGAGACATTTGTTGTTTTTAGGCTGAGGCGGGCTTATGGCGTGTCTTTTCCCTCCTCTCGTCTCGGTTTTGGTGAAGGCTGTTGAAGCAGAGTTAATGCTTTTAAAGCTAGAAATTGGATTTTCTGCTGTTGCGGGTAACGTCCCGCTGTCGGAGGAACAAATGCTGAGGTTGACATTCCCTCGAAGGATGTTCAGGGTTCGGGCGCGGGCAGAGAGTTCTGGGTACATAGTGTCAAGAATCCTCATGGAGTTTTCCTGAGATGGactggaggaagatgaagaggaagaggaggaattcaTTGCAGTAACAGGCAAGCGGCCTGGGACCGGGACAGCATGTTTTGGAGTGGCAGAGCCAAACTGGAGGGGAGATGAGGGGACTCCATTCGGGGGGAGTGGGCTGTTTAGGGACGAAGAACCCACTTGATGATTGTTGGGTGTCGTGGGGGCCTGGACTGGAGTGGTGGGAGAACCTGATCTGTCCATGGGTGAAGGAAAAGACAGTTTCCCAATAGCCTGCCTTGGATTAATCTGTTTGCCCAGTTTTGGAGGTGTGCTCAGAGGGGTCAGGAGACGAGGAAGTGGGGGACCCATTTCACAGCGAGCTTGGCCTATGAACTCTGATAGTTGAACTGTGGTTGCTACTGGTGACCTTACTTCTAAGCCGCCGGGAGAGACACCTCCTCTGACAATATCTGACTTTTGTTGTGCAGAAGTTTCCCTAAATGACTCAGAGcatttattttgtccatttgtctGAACAACACTCTGCTCTACTGGGACAGAAACACTGACAGTGGGTCCAACACAAGATTCTGCCTCTTGAAACAATTTGACTAGAGCGTTCCCtacattttcttcctcctctgtGCAGGTTGGGTGTAGTATTGCCTTATTTGCTGAAAGATGTTCACTGTCAATGTTGTCATTTTCTGAGTTGGTGTCGTTTTCCAGTGTGTGCAGTTTTATTGTTGGTACGAGACATGAGGGACTTTTCTGTCTGCAGACAGAATGTGAAGGTTCCTGTACAGGCGTACAGTTTACAGTCTGCGTTAGCTGGACATCACAAAGAACAGGGCTACTACCAGCTGCTATTTCACTCTTTCTATTTCTGTTTTCTTCCTTTGTTTTAACAGATACACCGTTTGCGTTGCCAGATTCTTGGTTAACACGAGTCTCACCTGCAATTTCCATTTTCAACAGTGGAGATTTACAAGGTGATGGAGGTCTGCTAATATGTTTTGACAATGACAGAGAAGCTGTTACATCAGTTCTTCCAGTCCCTTCTGCTTCGTTCTCACTTTTCTTTCCAGAAAGTTTTATGGCAAAGTTATTTTCAACTCTCTGTTTGAGATTCTGATCGGCCACGCTGGGGATGCTGCTGCTGACAGCTGCTTCTGACAAACACGCATTATCTTGCGGCTGCTCTGTGTCCTCTCTGGGAAATTCTGTAGACATCTGGGATTGCAAACCAGTGATATTTTGACAGTCCAGTCCCATGCCACTTGTATTACAGTTTGTTGTTCCATCCTTTTCATTATTTGTATCCTTGTCATCTTGTACGGCGCTAGTGAACGTTAGGGAAGTAACTGGCCGTGGCTCTGATGTTTCTCCAGAAACTACAGTGGGATAACCTTCTGTGGGCGACTCTTCATCAGCCATACCAGTGACGTCATCAGCACCCATGTCTACATCCATCTTTTCTAATATCTCAGATTTACTGTCCCATGTCCCTGGTTCAGTGGGTCCCAATGCTTTTCCTGTATCTTCAATGTTGCAACGTGGCATTTCAATATTAGCACCACTACTGTCGACCATTACACTGGAGCGTGGCTCTTTGTTTTTAGCTGGTAATGAGGCTGCCTCAACTGAAACAGTCTTGTCTAATgtggaagatgatgatgattctGATATTGCTTCAGGCTCCTTTGTTTGAGGATGCATCTTTTTGCCACCCATAATTTGGCGTTTGTCCTCAACGTCTTTTTGTTTCAAGTAATTTTCCTTAGAATTGTCTTCTATTTCGTGTGTGTTAACCACTGTTAAGTCCACAgtcccctctgtttgtagtgcaGATGATTTTGGACAATATCTGGACACCTGGTCAGCAGTTTTAGAAATACTGTCCTCGTCTTCATCCTCTGTTTCCATCGACTCCATTTCTGTCTCCTTAAAGAGATAACAAACCAAGCATGTAATTTATGACATTTTCTTTACATACCATTTGCATGTTACAAAAATTAATTCTTACCGTATCTAGCAGCGGTGATAGACAGGGAAGCATTGGTTTAAACAGTTCTACTATCTCTTCAACAGATATTTTAGGGCTGCAAGCAGATGATTCTTCAGTTTCGTGTGTCTGTGACGGCTGTTCGTCAGGTTTAGAAATGTCTATTTCCATGTTACTTTTGGTGCAATTCTGGGATTCTTGGTGCGAACTAGCTTTCTGCATGAAACACTGGCTCCTTTTTAACTGTGTAATTGTATTGTGATTGGTCTGGATGGGGCAACTCTGATGACTTTCAGTCCTGTCAGGAGTAGactgggttctgttcctctggtgGTGGTGCAGCTTATATTGTGGTGAAGAAGGTAAAATTTGCTTGGAGGTGGGCTCTGAAAATGCAACAAAGTTGAGTTTTGTCAGTAATGGAACATGTATCTAAGTAAGAATGAGGCGCAGATGAGTGAGCTGGCTTACCAGTTAAGTGCAAGTTCTCCATTTGCTGCTGAGGTTCCACACATGCCCACAAATTCTCTAGCAGTAGCCGGAACTTTTCTGGAAAAACATAATGCTGAATGTAACAAATGTGACACTTATCTGCTAGTACTTGCCTGTAATTAACAGTTCCAATTCATCAAAATGCTTAACAATAACTGTATACCTTTGTCAACTTTGGGTTCCTCAGGTACAGATGCTTGAGTTGATGTGCTTCTATATtctacacaaaaaaaatcaaacaatttaGATTTTGTTTGTGTATAAAAGATATGAGCAGAACTTCGGCACCAACAGGCACACAgttcaataacacacattatttaCTGAAAACTGACTTATATTTTTCTTacctttatttctttctttctccagCTTTATTAGTCTCACCTGCATTTAAACATGAAATGCATGAGTAGAGTTAACTAGATTAACTTTTAATATCAAAAAATAAGTGTTGTCAACTCCATTTATAAATGTCATCATTATACCTGTAG from Sphaeramia orbicularis chromosome 16, fSphaOr1.1, whole genome shotgun sequence includes these protein-coding regions:
- the ice1 gene encoding little elongation complex subunit 1 isoform X1; translation: MMPGDSQSKTVAIAADATVGNCQNCSVLHQSLNEYVSSFLALKQKITGSDDAIRLQHQTKELQMKLVTLEKKTADYESLQKELEQKKDALKAFGQISEELGKLKQENIKTSTENMKLGDELKTAKELIKTQSLENAQLMREKVEVENDLLQSQMSLKKSQAQADQVEQLMKENAQTAIINKTLEDELKTLKEIVETQSLESARLKREKAEVENDLLEIQTSLKKSKVQADQVEQLMKDNAESTIMKNNLENKVGLLEESVFKQNHTIRELNKEKFLLERNIHDLQVRLIKLEKERNKEYRSTSTQASVPEEPKVDKEKFRLLLENLWACVEPQQQMENLHLTEPTSKQILPSSPQYKLHHHQRNRTQSTPDRTESHQSCPIQTNHNTITQLKRSQCFMQKASSHQESQNCTKSNMEIDISKPDEQPSQTHETEESSACSPKISVEEIVELFKPMLPCLSPLLDTETEMESMETEDEDEDSISKTADQVSRYCPKSSALQTEGTVDLTVVNTHEIEDNSKENYLKQKDVEDKRQIMGGKKMHPQTKEPEAISESSSSSTLDKTVSVEAASLPAKNKEPRSSVMVDSSGANIEMPRCNIEDTGKALGPTEPGTWDSKSEILEKMDVDMGADDVTGMADEESPTEGYPTVVSGETSEPRPVTSLTFTSAVQDDKDTNNEKDGTTNCNTSGMGLDCQNITGLQSQMSTEFPREDTEQPQDNACLSEAAVSSSIPSVADQNLKQRVENNFAIKLSGKKSENEAEGTGRTDVTASLSLSKHISRPPSPCKSPLLKMEIAGETRVNQESGNANGVSVKTKEENRNRKSEIAAGSSPVLCDVQLTQTVNCTPVQEPSHSVCRQKSPSCLVPTIKLHTLENDTNSENDNIDSEHLSANKAILHPTCTEEEENVGNALVKLFQEAESCVGPTVSVSVPVEQSVVQTNGQNKCSESFRETSAQQKSDIVRGGVSPGGLEVRSPVATTVQLSEFIGQARCEMGPPLPRLLTPLSTPPKLGKQINPRQAIGKLSFPSPMDRSGSPTTPVQAPTTPNNHQVGSSSLNSPLPPNGVPSSPLQFGSATPKHAVPVPGRLPVTAMNSSSSSSSSSSPSQENSMRILDTMYPELSARARTLNILRGNVNLSICSSDSGTLPATAENPISSFKSINSASTAFTKTETRGGKRHAISPPQPKNNKCLRLDHRSPSQSPQRLPSSSSDDDETTSKQTPSEMTSPSMDGGQSAESKIIVQSLQKIEQGCFDLLPVIQSHLYVGNMPKKPVLRDEEKEVISEICQRSSPIADEMILAILNKLKDDNRVLSRHYMEALCRVYTGICRQKSDWEKAHILAYSILTEDFPDSARLILFMVTTWPSVLAHTSLLCQAIHTVTKLKTPKELLSCISAYIGWDKTPPCDIDQLISRAMSEIQSRKQLSFTKHSRCGHDLSTEAWEQVFTLHLLCGYKKWKWTYENVLGKQLWPLMNTWVTQPRDEQTHVLDMTVATIIRLIGRLAQLGIKERCVSSVMTVANVMNTFGRHGQSEGVPWEVQLAAVYCIYDLSPCNPKQALDALAGWREDTSGSVPPAVTSCINQLASICRQVKS
- the ice1 gene encoding little elongation complex subunit 1 isoform X2; this translates as MMPGDSQSKTVAIAADATVGNCQNCSVLHQSLNEYVSSFLALKQKITGSDDAIRLQHQTKELQMKLVTLEKKTADYESLQKELEQKKDALKAFGQISEELGKLKQENIKTSTENMKLGDELKTAKELIKTQSLENAQLMREKVEVENDLLQSQMSLKKSQAQADQVEQLMKENAQTAIINKTLEDELKTLKEIVETQSLESARLKREKAEVENDLLEIQTSLKKSKVQADQVEQLMKDNAESTIMKNNLENKVGLLEESVFKQNHTIRELNKEKFLLERNIHDLQVRLIKLEKERNKEYRSTSTQASVPEEPKVDKEKFRLLLENLWACVEPQQQMENLHLTEPTSKQILPSSPQYKLHHHQRNRTQSTPDRTESHQSCPIQTNHNTITQLKRSQCFMQKASSHQESQNCTKSNMEIDISKPDEQPSQTHETEESSACSPKISVEEIVELFKPMLPCLSPLLDTETEMESMETEDEDEDSISKTADQVSRYCPKSSALQTEGTVDLTVVNTHEIEDNSKENYLKQKDVEDKRQIMGGKKMHPQTKEPEAISESSSSSTLDKTVSVEAASLPAKNKEPRSSVMVDSSGANIEMPRCNIEDTGKALGPTEPGTWDSKSEILEKMDVDMGADDVTGMADEESPTEGYPTVVSGETSEPRPVTSLTFTSAVQDDKDTNNEKDGTTNCNTSGMGLDCQNITGLQSQMSTEFPREDTEQPQDNACLSEAAVSSSIPSVADQNLKQRVENNFAIKLSGKKSENEAEGTGRTDVTASLSLSKHISRPPSPCKSPLLKMEIAGETRVNQESGNANGVSVKTKEENRNRKSEIAAGSSPVLCDVQLTQTVNCTPVQEPSHSVCRQKSPSCLVPTIKLHTLENDTNSENDNIDSEHLSANKAILHPTCTEEEENVGNALVKLFQEAESCVGPTVSVSVPVEQSVVQTNGQNKCSESFRETSAQQKSPVATTVQLSEFIGQARCEMGPPLPRLLTPLSTPPKLGKQINPRQAIGKLSFPSPMDRSGSPTTPVQAPTTPNNHQVGSSSLNSPLPPNGVPSSPLQFGSATPKHAVPVPGRLPVTAMNSSSSSSSSSSPSQENSMRILDTMYPELSARARTLNILRGNVNLSICSSDSGTLPATAENPISSFKSINSASTAFTKTETRGGKRHAISPPQPKNNKCLRLDHRSPSQSPQRLPSSSSDDDETTSKQTPSEMTSPSMDGGQSAESKIIVQSLQKIEQGCFDLLPVIQSHLYVGNMPKKPVLRDEEKEVISEICQRSSPIADEMILAILNKLKDDNRVLSRHYMEALCRVYTGICRQKSDWEKAHILAYSILTEDFPDSARLILFMVTTWPSVLAHTSLLCQAIHTVTKLKTPKELLSCISAYIGWDKTPPCDIDQLISRAMSEIQSRKQLSFTKHSRCGHDLSTEAWEQVFTLHLLCGYKKWKWTYENVLGKQLWPLMNTWVTQPRDEQTHVLDMTVATIIRLIGRLAQLGIKERCVSSVMTVANVMNTFGRHGQSEGVPWEVQLAAVYCIYDLSPCNPKQALDALAGWREDTSGSVPPAVTSCINQLASICRQVKS